From the Cervus elaphus chromosome 20, mCerEla1.1, whole genome shotgun sequence genome, one window contains:
- the PODN gene encoding podocan isoform X2, translated as MEGAHARGAQPRLWRARSAGGAQQIIPGSPLFDPFTDRETEACSGAEICSQDARTGTMAQGWALLLLLLLPRQLGVVLATRTPGFGRSGARSLSSEENEFSEEEPVLVLSPEEPGRGPATIDCPRDCACSQEGVVDCGGIDLREFPGDLPEHTNHLSLQNNQLEKIYPRELSRLHRLETLNLQNNRLTSRGLPEEAFEHLTNLNYLYLANNKLTLAPRFLPNALISVDFAANYLTKIYGLTFGQKPNLRSVYLHNNKLADAGLPDNMFNGSSNVEILILSSNFLRHVPKHLPPALYKLHLKNNKLEKIPPGAFSELSNLRELYLQNNYLTDEGLDNETFWKLSSLEYLDLSSNNLSRVPAGLPRSLVLLHLEKNAIRSVDADVLTPIRSLEYLLLHSNQLRAQGIHPRAFQGLKRLHTVHLYNNALERVPSGLPRRVRTLMILHNQITGIGRNDFATTYYLEELNLSYNRITTPQVHRDAFRKLRLLRSLDLSGNRLHTLPPGLPRNVHVLKIKRNELVALARGALAGMAQLRELYLTGNRLRNRALGPRAWADLSGLQLLDIAGNQLTEIPGGLPESLEYLYLQNNKISAVPANAFDSTPNLKGIFLRFNKLAVGSVVESAFRKLKHLQVLDIEGNFEFGDVSKDRGRLEKEEEEEDDDDEEEEERR; from the exons ATGGAAGGAGCCCACGCCCGCGGAGCGCAGCCGAGACTCTGGAGAGCGCGGTCGGCCGGCGGGGCGCAGCAG ATCATCCCAGGTAGCCCACTCTTCGACCCCTttacagacagagaaactgaggcctgtAGCGGGGCAGAGATCTGCTCCCAGGACGCGCGGACAG GCACCATGGCCCAGGGCTGGgcgctgctgctcctgctgctgttgCCGCGGCAGCTGGGAGTGGTGCTCGCTACCAGGACCCCCGGGTTTGGCCGAAGCGGCGCCCGCAGCCTGAGCTCCGAAGAGAATGAATTCTCGGAGGAGGAGCCGGTGCTAGTCTTGAGCCCTGAGGAGCCAGGGCGCGGCCCAGCCACCATCGACTGCCCTCGAGACTGCGCCTGCTCCCAGGAGGGGGTCGTGGACTGCGGCGGCATCGACCTGCGCGAGTTCCCGGGGGACCTGCCCGAGCACACCAACCATCTGTCCTTGCAG AACAACCAGTTGGAGAAGATCTACCCCAGGGAGCTCTCCCGGCTGCATCGGCTGGAGACGCTGAACCTCCAGAACAACCGCCTGACTTCCCGAG GGCTCCCGGAGGAGGCATTTGAGCATCTGACCAACCTCAATTACCTGTACCTGGCCAATAACAAG CTGACCTTGGCACCCCGCTTCCTGCCAAATGCCCTGATCAGTGTGGACTTCGCTGCCAACTATCTCACCAAGATCTACGGACTCACCTTTGGTCAGAAGCCAAACttgag GTCCGTGTATCTGCACAACAACAAGCTGGCGGACGCCGGGCTGCCGGACAACATGTTCAATGGCTCCAGCAATGTTGAGATCCTCATCTTGTCCAGCAACTTCCTGCGCCATGTACCCAAGCACCTGCCGCCCGCCCTCTACAAGCTGCACCtcaag AACAACAAGCTGGAGAAGATCCCACCAGGTGCCTTCAGCGAGCTGAGCAACCTGCGTGAGCTGTACCTGCAGAACAACTACCTGACTGATGAGGGCCTGGACAATGAGACCTTCTG GAAGCTCTCCAGCCTGGAGTACCTGGATCTGTCCAGCAACAACCTGTCGCGGGTCCCGGCGGGGCTGCCGCGCAGCCTGGTGCTGCTGCACCTGGAGAAGAACGCCATCCGGAGCGTGGACGCGGACGTGCTGACCCCCATCCGCAGCCTCGAGTACCTGCTGCTACACAGCAACCAGCTGCGCGCGCAGGGCATCCACCCGCGGGCCTTCCAGGGCCTCAAGCGGCTGCACACGGTGCACCTGTACAACAACGCGCTGGAGCGCGTGCCCAGCGGCCTGCCCCGCCGCGTGCGCACCCTCATGATCCTGCACAACCAGATCACCGGCATCGGCCGCAACGACTTTGCCACCACCTACTACCTGGAGGAGCTCAACCTCAGCTACAACCGCATCACCACCCCGCAGGTGCACCGCGACGCCTTCCGCAAGCTGCGTCTGCTGCGCTCGCTGGACCTCTCCGGCAACCGGCTGCACACCCTGCCGCCTGGGCTGCCACGCAACGTGCACGTGCTGAAGATCAAGCGCAACGAGCTGGTCGCCCTGGCGCGCGGGGCGCTGGCCGGCATGGCCCAGCTGCGGGAGCTCTACCTCACCGGCAACCGGCTGCGCAACCGGGCCCTGGGACCCCGTGCCTGGGCTGACCTCTCTGGTCTGCAG CTGCTCGACATTGCTGGGAATCAGCTCACGGAGATCCCCGGGGGGCTTCCAGAGTCGCTGGAGTACCTGTACCTGCAGAATAACAAGATTAGTGCCGTGCCCGCCAATGCCTTTGACTCTACACCCAACCTCAAAGGGATTTTTCTCAG GTTTAACAAGCTGGCTGTGGGCTCCGTGGTGGAGAGTGCCTTCCGGAAGCTGAAGCACCTGCAAGTCTTGGACATAGAGGGCAACTTTGAGTTTGGTGACGTTTCCAAGGACCGGGGCCggttggagaaggaagaggaggaggaggacgatgacgacgaggaggaagaggaaaggcgGTAG
- the PODN gene encoding podocan isoform X1, whose amino-acid sequence MAQGWALLLLLLLPRQLGVVLATRTPGFGRSGARSLSSEENEFSEEEPVLVLSPEEPGRGPATIDCPRDCACSQEGVVDCGGIDLREFPGDLPEHTNHLSLQNNQLEKIYPRELSRLHRLETLNLQNNRLTSRGLPEEAFEHLTNLNYLYLANNKLTLAPRFLPNALISVDFAANYLTKIYGLTFGQKPNLRSVYLHNNKLADAGLPDNMFNGSSNVEILILSSNFLRHVPKHLPPALYKLHLKNNKLEKIPPGAFSELSNLRELYLQNNYLTDEGLDNETFWKLSSLEYLDLSSNNLSRVPAGLPRSLVLLHLEKNAIRSVDADVLTPIRSLEYLLLHSNQLRAQGIHPRAFQGLKRLHTVHLYNNALERVPSGLPRRVRTLMILHNQITGIGRNDFATTYYLEELNLSYNRITTPQVHRDAFRKLRLLRSLDLSGNRLHTLPPGLPRNVHVLKIKRNELVALARGALAGMAQLRELYLTGNRLRNRALGPRAWADLSGLQLLDIAGNQLTEIPGGLPESLEYLYLQNNKISAVPANAFDSTPNLKGIFLRFNKLAVGSVVESAFRKLKHLQVLDIEGNFEFGDVSKDRGRLEKEEEEEDDDDEEEEERR is encoded by the exons ATGGCCCAGGGCTGGgcgctgctgctcctgctgctgttgCCGCGGCAGCTGGGAGTGGTGCTCGCTACCAGGACCCCCGGGTTTGGCCGAAGCGGCGCCCGCAGCCTGAGCTCCGAAGAGAATGAATTCTCGGAGGAGGAGCCGGTGCTAGTCTTGAGCCCTGAGGAGCCAGGGCGCGGCCCAGCCACCATCGACTGCCCTCGAGACTGCGCCTGCTCCCAGGAGGGGGTCGTGGACTGCGGCGGCATCGACCTGCGCGAGTTCCCGGGGGACCTGCCCGAGCACACCAACCATCTGTCCTTGCAG AACAACCAGTTGGAGAAGATCTACCCCAGGGAGCTCTCCCGGCTGCATCGGCTGGAGACGCTGAACCTCCAGAACAACCGCCTGACTTCCCGAG GGCTCCCGGAGGAGGCATTTGAGCATCTGACCAACCTCAATTACCTGTACCTGGCCAATAACAAG CTGACCTTGGCACCCCGCTTCCTGCCAAATGCCCTGATCAGTGTGGACTTCGCTGCCAACTATCTCACCAAGATCTACGGACTCACCTTTGGTCAGAAGCCAAACttgag GTCCGTGTATCTGCACAACAACAAGCTGGCGGACGCCGGGCTGCCGGACAACATGTTCAATGGCTCCAGCAATGTTGAGATCCTCATCTTGTCCAGCAACTTCCTGCGCCATGTACCCAAGCACCTGCCGCCCGCCCTCTACAAGCTGCACCtcaag AACAACAAGCTGGAGAAGATCCCACCAGGTGCCTTCAGCGAGCTGAGCAACCTGCGTGAGCTGTACCTGCAGAACAACTACCTGACTGATGAGGGCCTGGACAATGAGACCTTCTG GAAGCTCTCCAGCCTGGAGTACCTGGATCTGTCCAGCAACAACCTGTCGCGGGTCCCGGCGGGGCTGCCGCGCAGCCTGGTGCTGCTGCACCTGGAGAAGAACGCCATCCGGAGCGTGGACGCGGACGTGCTGACCCCCATCCGCAGCCTCGAGTACCTGCTGCTACACAGCAACCAGCTGCGCGCGCAGGGCATCCACCCGCGGGCCTTCCAGGGCCTCAAGCGGCTGCACACGGTGCACCTGTACAACAACGCGCTGGAGCGCGTGCCCAGCGGCCTGCCCCGCCGCGTGCGCACCCTCATGATCCTGCACAACCAGATCACCGGCATCGGCCGCAACGACTTTGCCACCACCTACTACCTGGAGGAGCTCAACCTCAGCTACAACCGCATCACCACCCCGCAGGTGCACCGCGACGCCTTCCGCAAGCTGCGTCTGCTGCGCTCGCTGGACCTCTCCGGCAACCGGCTGCACACCCTGCCGCCTGGGCTGCCACGCAACGTGCACGTGCTGAAGATCAAGCGCAACGAGCTGGTCGCCCTGGCGCGCGGGGCGCTGGCCGGCATGGCCCAGCTGCGGGAGCTCTACCTCACCGGCAACCGGCTGCGCAACCGGGCCCTGGGACCCCGTGCCTGGGCTGACCTCTCTGGTCTGCAG CTGCTCGACATTGCTGGGAATCAGCTCACGGAGATCCCCGGGGGGCTTCCAGAGTCGCTGGAGTACCTGTACCTGCAGAATAACAAGATTAGTGCCGTGCCCGCCAATGCCTTTGACTCTACACCCAACCTCAAAGGGATTTTTCTCAG GTTTAACAAGCTGGCTGTGGGCTCCGTGGTGGAGAGTGCCTTCCGGAAGCTGAAGCACCTGCAAGTCTTGGACATAGAGGGCAACTTTGAGTTTGGTGACGTTTCCAAGGACCGGGGCCggttggagaaggaagaggaggaggaggacgatgacgacgaggaggaagaggaaaggcgGTAG